A genomic segment from Malus domestica chromosome 05, GDT2T_hap1 encodes:
- the LOC103436505 gene encoding autophagy-related protein 2 — MFPWNIAKSAEAMFSRWAVKRVCKFLLKKKLGQFILGDIDADQLDVQLSEGTIQLNDLALNVDFLNQNFGAAASVIIKEGSIGSLLVRLPWKGKGCEVEVDELELVLNLCAENNSPASAESCNLDKDANPGTLDGDMADDAAKSASRDVHEGVKTIAKMVKWFLTSFHVTIKRLIVAFDPCLEKNGKTLGCSSTLVLRILETECGTCVSEDDSQNSDARFDNFLGISQLTNFVKFQGASLELLQMNDADNQTCSPCQSERTFDEFFPKCRPPGATTPILVGKRGGFSGNIKLSIPWKNGSLDIRKVDADVSIEPLELRFQPSTTKWSLLAWEKYKNLVKDKTNHKPADSVYLDSTSHCISPRSVYSTTDKVRPSCGSFPTESSSFTLQESVAEPLLPGSHLISDWVPFFIHQNKKDGIEELDFGASVDQFFECFDGMRSSQSALGNSGMWNWTCSVFTAITAASSLASGSLHVPPEQQHVETNLKAALAGISVVFSFQDEKQTHFCDNKGVDSDVLYLGAECRDILLVTQVCPQEIRFKGTMEYIEVANYSSYKEDTSEFGFQRSNANINSHTLSVQHLQADVQSVLPLLPSSFEDTVVEVPFGYKDVVRTTLLKTSGVTHCQFTVSSSTSNGSLCRTSFSLKLPHFVFWVDFSFLNMLLELSNEVGKPVKTNGNQTEFSSESSNKKHGSSHGDLRRSSSRVKTLSSTETQRGDILIPNARIILCFHDKGGKDVRGFSSWDQFIALEFSSPSNFNKGVQDRGPTLDARSEKMYFSTATRSLHLNVGNLDIFLVSPANKDNAGISSGNMQRHTFAAKKIMSASNSTGRLSVISMLWQEGYVTGPWIAKKAKCLAGFEESRSISKFVGKDHEFASVSTVKDLQDLNSQTQQEIILSSAFSLHVCLPSVSINLDYSQYRGLYCLLDQMLNDLSSDCDSVNFKEASSASQTSILVSCDSVEILISLDVKEIVKSSIQSELPGSWHQLKLKIQKLDMLSVSNIGGISGANFFWLAHGEGKLWGSITGIPDQEFLLIACSNSTMKRGDGGGSNALSSRLAGSDIVHLWDPKSFHGSTSVTVRCATIVALGGRLDWADALCSFFIIPCENEAEKCNKKDEFSAPRGSSFVLNLVDIGLSYEPYLKNVVVRSEASDSEPSSSYVKEEMGKEHVSCLLAASSLNLSNSTRSGSVENDYRIRVQDLGLLLRLMSKPEDVGGIYSAVHLHKIGYVKVAREALVEATLRTNCNSGLLWEVECSKSHIYVETCHDTMSSLLRLAAQLQQIFAPDMEESVMHLQTRWNKVQQEQESRGFHDEARNCGSDPLRATSQLHTAGAVTESETQLVGLMDEICDDAFLSDKNQTCHSESQIGISFDQDLGEAHYSSIATPDILSLGAPYDGSVPEAELESSQTSFLQEGNVLELIEGYCLSDLRPLSELSANRQSSNEIVKCKSKNFINGDVGGESNGWYGTSISILENHIPEACENSMTQSAEDNLPFIEGIKCNDFGKAIGRVLLKNIDVRWRMLSGSDWHDSRSTGQRSVDFSGRDATVCLELALSGMEFQYDIFPVGGICVSKLSLSVQDFYLYDRSKEAPWKLVLGYYHSKDRPRKSSSKAFKLDLESVRPDPLTPLEEYRLRVALLPMLLHLHQSQLDFLINFFAAKSSSTDHSPGGHQDADGSKVLPVKSNDLAGHTIEEEAFLPYFQKFDIWPILVRVDYSPSRVDLAALRGGKYVELVNLVPWKGVELQLKHVHAVGIYGWGSVCETIIGEWLEEISQNQIHKILRGLPTIRSLVAVSAGARKLVSLPIESYRKDKKLLKGMQRGTIAFLRSISLEAVGLGVHLAAGAYDILLQAEYLLTGIPSAPWSVPHKMKTNVRSNQPIDAQQGIHQAYESLSDGLGKSASALIRTPLKKYQRGAGAGPALATAARAVPAAAITPASACASAVHCALLGFRNSLDPERKKESIEKYLGPPQPWEQN; from the exons ATGTTTCCGTGGAACATCGCGAAGTCGGCGGAGGCGATGTTCTCGCGGTGGGCCGTGAAGAGAGTATGCAAGTTCCTGTTGAAGAAGAAGTTGGGGCAGTTCATATTAGGCGACATCGACGCCGACCAGCTCGATGTCCAGCTCTCCGAGGGCACCATTCAGCTCAACGACCTCGCGCTTAACGTCGATTTTCTTAATCAGAAT TTCGGTGCAGCAGCATCGGTGATAATAAAAGAAGGATCTATTGGCTCCCTATTAGTTAGACTGCCTTGGAAGGGCAAAGGTTGTGAGGTTGAAGTGGATGAACTGGAGCTGGTGTTAAATCTGTGCGCAGAGAATAACTCACCAGCTAGTGCCGAAAGTTGCAACCTGGATAAGGATGCCAACCCAGGGACGTTAGATGGTGACATGGCAGACGATGCTGCAAAATCTGCTTCCAGGGATGTGCATGAAGGTGTTAAAACAATTGCAAAGATGGTAAAGTGGTTTCTCACGAGCTTCCACGTAACGATAAAAAGGTTGATTGTTGCATTTGATCCTTGTTTAGAGAAGAATGGAAAGACATTAGGGTGTTCCTCAACCTTGGTGCTTCGAATTTTAGAAACAGAATGTGGAACATGTGTTTCTGAAGATGATAGTCAAAATTCTGATGCAAGATTTGACAACTTTCTTGGGATTAGTCAATTGACCAACTTTGTCAAGTTTCAAGGAGCATCGCTTGAGCTGCTTCAAATGAATGATGCTGATAATCAAACATGCAGTCCGTGCCAGTCAGAAAGAACATTTGACGAATTTTTTCCAAAGTGCCGTCCACCGGGTGCCACCACTCCAATATTGGTTGGGAAAAGAGGGGGATTTTCAGGGAATATAAAATTAAGCATACCTTGGAAGAATGGGTCTTTAGACATTCGTAAAGTAGATGCAGATGTTTCTATTGAACCTTTAGAATTAAGATTTCAGCCCAGCACAACTAAATGGAGTTTACTTGCTtgggaaaaatacaaaaatctgGTGAAAGACAAGACCAATCATAAGCCAGCAGATTCTGTTTATCTTGATTCAACATCTCACTGTATTTCACCAAGGTCTGTTTATTCGACAACAGATAAGGTGAGGCCAAGTTGTGGTAGTTTTCCGACTGAATCATCTTCTTTTACCCTGCAAGAATCAGTGGCTGAACCTCTGCTGCCTGGGTCACATCTTATATCAGATTGGGTACCCTTTTTCatccatcaaaataaaaaagatggtATTGAAGAACTTGATTTTGGCGCAAG TGTGGATCAGTTTTTTGAATGTTTTGATGGAATGAGAAGTTCCCAATCAGCATTAGGTAACAGTGGGATGTGGAACTGGACATGTTCTGTTTTCACTGCTATCACAGCTGCATCGAGCCTTGCTTCCGGATCTTTGCATGTTCCGCCTG AGCAGCAGCATGTTGAAACAAATCTTAAAGCAGCTTTAGCTGGGATTTCTGTTGTCTTTTCATTTCAAGATGAAAAGCAGACGCATTTTTGTGATAATAAGGGGGTTGATTCAGATGTTCTGTACCTAGGTGCAGAATGCCGAGACATCCTTCTTGTTACGCAG GTATGCCCCCAAGAGATAAGGTTCAAAGGAACAATGGAGTATATTGAGGTTGCTAATTACTCAAGTTACAAAGAAGATACCTCTGAGTTTGGCTTTCAAAGGTCTAATGCCAATATTAACAGCCATACTCTTTCGGTTCAACATCTTCAAGCTGATGTTCAAAGTGTTCTTCCACTGCTTCCCTCATCTTTTGAAGATACAGTTGTAGAGGTTCCATTTGGGTACAAGGATGTAGTCAGAACTACATTGCTTAAAACTTCAGGTGTTACTCACTGTCAGTTTACTGTGAGTTCTAGTACTTCAAATGGGAGTTTATGCAGGACATCATTTTCACTGAAACTGCcacattttgttttttgggtggACTTCTCTTTTCTAAATATGCTATTAGAACTGTCTAATGAAGTGGGAAAGCCTGTCAAAACGAACGGTAATCAGACTGAGTTCTCTTCTGAGTCCTCTAATAAGAAGCATGGATCATCTCATGGGGATCTTAGAAGATCTTCTAGTCGTGTTAAGACCTTGTCTTCAACAGAAACTCAGCGAGGTGATATATTGATTCCTAATGCAAGGATAATTCTCTGTTTTCATGACAAAGGTGGTAAAGATGTTAGAGGCTTCTCTTCCTGGGATCAGTTTATTGCTCTTGAGTTTTCTTCACCATCAAATTTTAACAAAGGTGTTCAAGACCGTGGCCCAACTTTAGATGCAAGGTCAGAGAAAATGTATTTTTCAACAGCCACACGTTCTTTACATTTGAATGTTGGTAATCTGGACATTTTTCTCGTCAGTCCTGCAAATAAGGATAATGCTGGGATCAGCTCTGGAAACATGCAGAGGCATACATTTgctgcaaaaaaaataatgtccGCCAGCAACAGTACGGGCCGTCTATCTGTTATTAGTATGCTTTGGCAGGAGGGTTATGTGACTGGCCCTTGGATAGCAAAGAAAGCCAAGTGCTTAGCTGGTTTTGAGGAATCAAGGAGCATTTCTAAATTTGTTGGTAAAGATCATGAATTTGCTTCAGTATCGACTGTTAAAGATCTGCAAGATTTGAATTCTCAAACTCAACAGGAGATTATCTTGAGCTCCGCGTTTTCCCTACATGTTTGTCTACCCTCTGTTTCAATAAATTTGGACTATTCTCAATATAGAGGTTTATATTGTCTATTAGATCAAATGTTAAATGACTTGAGCTCGGACTGTGATTCAGTCAATTTTAAGGAAGCATCTTCCGCATCCCAGACATCTATCCTTGTTAGCTGTGATTCTGTTGAAATTTTGATTAGCCTGGATGTGAAGGAGATTGTCAAAAGCTCAATACAGAGTGAACTTCCTGGGTCGTGGCATCAGCTGAAACTGAAAATTCAGAAGCTAGATATGCTGTCTGTCTCCAATATTGGAGGTATATCAGGTGCCAATTTTTTCTGGCTGGCCCATGGTGAAGGTAAATTGTGGGGTTCTATAACTGGTATTCCTGATCAGGAGTTTCTTCTGATTGCGTGCAGCAACTCAACAATGAAACGCGGTGATGGAGGGGGCTCTAATGCATTATCCTCCAGGCTAGCTGGTTCTGATATTGTACATTTGTGGGATCCCAAAAGTTTTCATGGTTCTACGTCTGTAACTGTCAGATGTGCCACAATTGTTGCATTAGGTGGTCGCTTGGATTGGGCAGATGCACTATGCTCTTTTTTCATTATTCCTTGTGAAAATGAAGCGGAAAAGTGTAACAAAAAGGATGAATTTAGTGCACCTCGCGGATCTTCCTTTGTTCTTAACTTGGTTGATATTGGATTAAGTTATGAGCCCTACCTCAAGAATGTGGTGGTCAGGAGTGAAGCTTCAGATTCTGAGCCCAGTTCTTCATATGTCAAGGAAGAGATGGGTAAGGAACATGTTTCTTGTCTTTTGGCTGCATCTTCCTTGAATCTTTCAAACTCAACCAGGTCAGGCTCAGTAGAAAATGATTACAGAATAAGAGTGCAAGATCTTGGGCTTCTCCTCCGTTTAATGTCAAAGCCTGAGGATGTTGGCGGCATTTATAGTGCAGTACATCTTCACAAGATTGGGTATGTTAAAGTTGCCAGGGAGGCACTGGTAGAAGCAACTTTGAGAACTAATTGTAATAGTGGCCTTCTCTGGGAGGTAGAATGTTCAAAATCTCACATCTATGTGGAAACTTGCCATGACACCATGTCCAGTCTGTTACGTTTAGCTGCCCAACTTCAACAGATATTTGCCCCTGACATGGAGGAATCAGTCATGCACTTGCAGACTAGATGGAATAAGGTACAGCAGGAACAAGAGAGCAGAGGTTTTCATGATGAAGCAAGGAACTGTGGTAGTGATCCTTTACGAGCAACTTCTCAATTGCACACTGCTGGTGCAGTTACAGAGAGTGAAACTCAGTTGGTTGGGTTAAtggatgagatatgtgatgatgcATTTCTCTCGGATAAGAATCAGACCTGCCATTCTGAGTCGCAAATTGGTATCTCATTTGATCAAGACCTTGGAGAGGCTCATTATTCCAGCATTGCAACTCCTGATATTCTTTCACTTGGTGCACCTTATGATGGGTCAGTGCCTGAAGCAGAGTTGGAAAGTAGTCAAACATCATTTCTACAAGAAGGTAATGTTCTGGAGTTAATAGAAGGGTATTGTTTATCTGATTTACGGCCTCTTTCGGAATTATCTGCCAACAGACAATCATCGAATGAGATTGTAAAATGCAAATCCAAGAATTTCATAAATGGAGATGTTGGAGGAGAAAGTAATGGATGGTATGGTACTTCCATTAGCATTTTAGAAAACCACATTCCTGAAGCATGTGAAAATAGTATGACACAATCTGCCGAAGACAATCTTCCTTTTATTGAAGGTATAAAGTGCAATGATTTTGGAAAAGCCATTGGACGTGTACTTCTTAAGAACATTGATGTTAGGTGGAGAATGCTTTCTGGGTCAGACTGGCATGATTCTAGATCAACTGGTCAGCGATCAGTGGATTTTAGCGGAAGGGATGCTACTGTATGTTTAGAGCTTGCACTATCCGGAATGGAGTTTCAGTATGACATTTTTCCTGTTGGTGGAATCTGTGTATCTAAGCTCTCTCTTTCAGTTCAAGATTTTTATCTATATGACAGGAGCAAAGAGGCTCCTTGGAAACTG GTACTCGGATATTATCATTCAAAGGACCGACCTCGAAAATCATCTTCGAAAGCATTCAAGCTGGACTTAGAATCTGTCAGACCAGATCCTTTAACTCCTCTTGAAGAGTATCG GTTACGCGTTGCACTCCTTCCCATGCTATTGCATCTTCATCAGTCCCAACTTGATTTTCTCATTAACTTCTTTGCGGCAAAGAGCTCTTCAACTGATCATTCTCCGGGTGGTCATCAAGATGCTGATGGTTCAAAAGTCTTGCCAGTAAAAAGTAATGATCTTGCAGGGCATACCATTGAAGAGGAGGCATTTCTTCCTTATTTTCAG AAGTTCGATATATGGCCTATTCTAGTTCGGGTTGACTACAGTCCCAGCCGTGTTGATCTGGCAGCATTAAGAGGCGGGAAGTATGTAGAACTTGTAAATCTTGTTCCATGGAAG GGCGTTGAGCTACAGCTTAAGCATGTTCATGCTGTTGGTATCTATGGATGGGGCAGTGTATGTGAGACAATTATAGGAGAGTGGCTAGAAGAGATTTCTCAAAATCAG ATTCATAAAATATTGAGAGGTCTTCCAACAATTCGGTCGTTGGTAGCAGTTAGTGCTGGTGCAAGGAAGTTGGTTTCTTTGCCAATTGAGAGTTACAGGAAGGACAAAAAACTACTTAAGGGAATGCAAAGAG GTACAATTGCATTTCTTAGAAGTATTTCTCTTGAAGCTGTTGGACTTGGAGTACATTTGGCCGCCGGGGCATATGATATTTTGCTCCAAGCGGAATATTTACTTACAGGCATTCCTTCTGCGCCATGGTCTGTACCACATAAAATGAAAACCAACGTTCGATCTAATCAACCTATAGATGCTCAACAAGGAATTCATCAG GCTTATGAAAGCCTTAGTGATGGCCTGGGGAAATCTGCTTCTGCCCTGATACGGACTCCTTTGAAAAAATACCAGCGTGGAGCTGGTGCAGGACCAGCTTTGGCAACTGCTGCTCGGGCAGTTCCTGCAGCTGCTATAACTCCGGCTTCTGCTTGTGCTAGTGCTGTGCACTGCGCTCTTCTTGGCTTCAGAAATAG CCTTGATCCTGAGCGTAAGAAAGAGTCCATTGAGAAATATCTGGGCCCCCCTCAACCATGGGAACAAAACTAA